Proteins co-encoded in one Lacerta agilis isolate rLacAgi1 chromosome 6, rLacAgi1.pri, whole genome shotgun sequence genomic window:
- the VSTM2L gene encoding LOW QUALITY PROTEIN: V-set and transmembrane domain-containing protein 2-like protein (The sequence of the model RefSeq protein was modified relative to this genomic sequence to represent the inferred CDS: inserted 1 base in 1 codon; deleted 2 bases in 1 codon), with the protein MTARAGEDWRWLCSFRGSGSPSYSXEIQWWYVRTHRDWTDKQNWASNQLKASPQEEPGKEATKISVVKVVGSNISHKLRLSRVKPTDEGTYECRVIDFSDSKARHHKVKAYLRVEPEETTEPHRHSSPTGHLQDTQQLGLQLSDHSKLSGSHPHHPHHKPGKELKKRSVDDTSCAL; encoded by the exons ATGACCGCCCGGGCTGGTGAGGAC TGGAGATGGCTGTGCTCCTTCCGTGGCAGCGGATCCCCTTCGTACT TCGAGATCCAGTGGTGGTACGTGCGCACTCACAGAGACTGGACGGACAAGCAGAACTGGGCCTCCAACCAG CTAAAAGCATCTCCACAGGAAGAACCCGGGAAGGAGGCGACGAAAATAAGC GTCGTGAAAGTGGTCGGCAGTAACATCTCCCACAAGCTGCGGCTCTCTCGGGTCAAACCGACGGATGAAGGTACCTACGAGTGTCGCGTCATCGACTTCAGCGACAGCAAAGCCCGCCACCACAAAGTGAAGGCCTACCTGCGGGTGGAACCAGAGGAGACCACCGAGCCCCACCGCCACAGCTCCCCCACCGGGCACCTGCAAGACACCCAGCAGCTGGGCCTGCAGCTCTCTGACCACAGCAAACTGAGCGGCTCCCACCCACACCACCCGCACCACAAGCCAGGCAAGGAGCTCAAGAAACGCTCTGTGGACGATACGTCCTGTGCCCTCTAG